One Campylobacter concisus DNA segment encodes these proteins:
- the moaC gene encoding cyclic pyranopterin monophosphate synthase MoaC produces MMLTHLDEKDRPKMVDVSPKDPTKRVATASGIIKMSKDAFKAIKENTGKKGPVIQTAVVAAIMGAKKTSELIPMCHPLAILGVDCDIEELPEICAFKLYVSVKIEGKTGVEMEALTGVSVGLLTIYDMVKAIDKGMEIDNIVLESKTGGKSGEYMRSK; encoded by the coding sequence ATAATGCTAACACATTTAGATGAAAAAGACCGTCCAAAGATGGTCGATGTAAGCCCAAAAGATCCAACTAAAAGAGTAGCAACTGCTAGCGGGATCATCAAAATGAGCAAAGATGCTTTTAAGGCGATCAAAGAAAATACCGGCAAAAAAGGCCCAGTCATCCAAACAGCCGTCGTCGCTGCGATAATGGGCGCTAAAAAGACAAGCGAGCTAATACCTATGTGCCATCCACTGGCCATTTTGGGTGTGGATTGTGACATCGAGGAGCTGCCTGAAATTTGCGCTTTTAAGCTTTATGTGAGCGTCAAGATAGAGGGCAAAACAGGCGTTGAGATGGAGGCGCTAACAGGCGTGAGCGTGGGACTTTTAACCATTTACGATATGGTAAAAGCCATAGATAAGGGCATGGAGATAGATAACATCGTGCTAGAGAGCAAAACAGGAGGCAAAAGTGGCGAATATATGCGATCTAAATAA
- a CDS encoding HP0495 family protein, which translates to MANICDLNNKKAKIDYPTHWKYKVIFDAGVNAEEKVKEIVKDREFKLVFSKFSKDKKYASYDLAVIVLSEEERLEIFSALKHEAKYVL; encoded by the coding sequence GTGGCGAATATATGCGATCTAAATAATAAAAAGGCAAAAATCGACTACCCAACACACTGGAAGTATAAAGTGATATTTGACGCTGGCGTAAATGCCGAAGAGAAGGTAAAAGAGATAGTAAAAGATAGAGAATTTAAGCTAGTTTTTTCAAAATTTAGCAAAGATAAAAAATACGCTAGCTACGATCTAGCTGTGATAGTTTTAAGCGAAGAAGAGAGGCTAGAGATTTTTTCAGCGCTAAAACACGAAGCAAAATACGTTTTATAA
- a CDS encoding undecaprenyl-diphosphate phosphatase: MEISHVIVLALVQGISEFLPISSSAHLILVPKLLGWPDQGLAFDVAVHVGTLSAILFYFKDTIFKLLRDFFASIAQRKMVGDSLLVWCVGFATIPVGIFGLLFNNVIEEYARSGVVIAVTTIIFGIALYFADLRSTNKSEYEMTIKFALIIGLAQAVALIPGVSRSGITMTAALFLGFSHKGSANFSFLLSIPVIILAGGLESIKLIKDPNALPWSDIALGVIISAVSAYICVKLFMGIISRIRMLPFVIYRLILGAFLLYLFL, from the coding sequence ATGGAAATTTCTCACGTTATCGTTTTGGCCTTGGTGCAAGGCATAAGCGAGTTTTTGCCGATATCAAGCTCGGCTCATCTCATCTTGGTGCCAAAGCTACTTGGCTGGCCAGATCAAGGGCTTGCTTTTGACGTGGCAGTGCATGTTGGTACGCTAAGCGCGATACTTTTTTATTTTAAAGATACGATTTTTAAGCTGCTTCGCGACTTTTTTGCCTCGATAGCACAAAGAAAGATGGTGGGCGATAGCTTGCTTGTCTGGTGCGTGGGATTTGCCACTATCCCGGTTGGCATCTTTGGACTTTTGTTCAACAACGTGATCGAAGAGTACGCAAGAAGCGGCGTTGTGATCGCTGTTACTACGATCATCTTTGGCATCGCACTTTACTTTGCTGATCTTCGCTCAACAAACAAAAGCGAATACGAAATGACCATAAAATTTGCTCTTATTATAGGCTTAGCGCAGGCTGTGGCGCTCATCCCTGGCGTCTCAAGATCAGGCATAACGATGACAGCGGCCTTGTTTTTGGGCTTTAGCCATAAAGGCAGTGCAAATTTCTCATTTTTACTTTCGATACCTGTCATCATACTAGCTGGCGGACTTGAGAGCATCAAGCTTATAAAAGATCCAAACGCCTTGCCTTGGAGCGACATCGCCCTTGGCGTCATCATAAGTGCAGTTAGTGCTTATATCTGCGTGAAGCTATTTATGGGGATCATCTCAAGGATCAGGATGCTTCCTTTTGTCATCTACCGCTTGATCTTGGGTGCGTTTTTGCTCTATCTATTTTTATAA